One window of the Podospora pseudopauciseta strain CBS 411.78 chromosome 4, whole genome shotgun sequence genome contains the following:
- a CDS encoding hypothetical protein (COG:A; antiSMASH:Cluster_6; EggNog:ENOG503NWBG), producing the protein MSTELEAERQEYENQLELVVTSLKDDPDNTELQTLKGDLEGMIQMINDSIAELKPKSAPAPPKRQPSPPPAPKEKWSRENHPAFKKAGPEAAEEKESDVVVNYQVNDTVMAKWATGDKGFYPARITSVTGSKTAPIYTVKFKSYDTVETLRAKDIKPMPAQKRKADGISTAPTAGPSSSSSTPAYGSGSATPTVNNGIVKSAPADMYPQAQAAAENNPDEKPKPKFKKIKATKELEAGKNKWQEFTQKGKFGKAAKKESMFRTPEGVKGRVGFTGSGQTMRKDPTRSRHIYQPNEDLD; encoded by the exons ATGAGCACTGAACTAGAAGCCGAGAGACAAGAGTACGAGAATCAG CTCGAACTCGTCGTCACATCGCTCAAAGATGATCCCGATAACACCGAACTCCAGACCCTTAAGGGTGACCTTGAGGGCATGATCCAGATGATCAATGATTCCATCGCTGAGTTGAAGCCTAAATCCGCGCCCGCGCCGCCGAAGCGAcagccctccccaccgccagcgcCAAAGGAGAAGTGGTCGCGAGAGAACCACCCAGCCTTCAAGAAAGCCGGCCCCGaagcggccgaggagaaggagtcgGACGTCGTTGTAAACTACCAAGTCAACGACACAGTGATGGCCAAATGGGCGACAGGCGACAAGGGCTTCTACCCGGCGAGAATCACATCAGTTACCGGTTCCAAGACCGCGCCGATTTACACTGTCAAGTTCAAGAGCTATGATACGGTTGAGACGTTGAGAGCGAAGGATATAAAGCCCATGCCTGCCCAGAAGCGCAAGGCTGATGGGATCAGCACAGCGCCTACAGCCGgcccatcttcttcatcatctaCCCCAGCCTACGGTTCGGGTTCTGCGACGCCAACAGTGAACAATGGGATCGTCAAGTCTGCTCCTGCTGACATGTACCCCCAGGCGCAGGCCGCGGCGGAGAACAACCCAGACGAGAAGCCGAAACCGAAGTTCAAGAAGATAAAGGCGacgaaggagctggaggcgggGAAGAATAAGTGGCAGGAGTTTACTCAAAAGGGAAAGTTTGGGAAAGCTGCGAAGAAGGAGAGCATGTTCCGCACGCCGGAGGGTGTCAAGGGGAGAG TCGGGTTTACTGGCTCTGGCCAGACCATGCGCAAAGACCCTACCCGCAGTCGGCACATCTACCAACCCAACGAAGATCTGGATTGA
- the BFR2 gene encoding rRNA-processing protein bfr2 (EggNog:ENOG503NVS0; COG:K; COG:U; BUSCO:EOG09262WSH; antiSMASH:Cluster_6), whose product MAPVAKKVKPSKRFAQFDEKVIARDFDIENEPQSEDERSGSDESEDELAGTEHYVAVGKSKLREKEGIKLGPEYRGARVSRAALEQSSDEYDDEEDEEEEEFDDPSMADLERDQNFDDDFEIDSDNALGESDEERFRDYVFRASSKPKLEKAKANGKVKEELKTKGRISKRPTAADFMTSSGEEDEGEEEDEDSEEYDSVADGNEMFDLEAGEGSDDSEEYSEEGEEGNDDEDEDEEEEDDDDDQDDFRRALKNDKKFNEDPDSSKLREALKEDKKSIVSAMSQAAKADADKGMAVRVQRRAFDSILNLRIRLQKALVASNTFNEVENNQEISNKPYQAAEEAAVKLWNTIDSVRTSFLPEQARAKVGEKRKRDTIDVDTSSQEIWENMLATEEVALAHRRKVLEKWSERVKKNTTTGAATRNLVKNESQTLLSALDSQLVSSDRLVKRARIPRSCAPAQAAKKVEEDVEIYDDADFYQLLLKELVDQRSADTGAPGESVTTVRWAALKEAKVRKQVDRKASKGRKLRYTVHEKLQNFMAPEDRRQWEEHAIDRLFGALFGQKLALKEEDDKEEEEDDDEEMGGVSLEEAGLKLFRS is encoded by the exons ATGGCGCCAGTAGCAAAGAAAGTAAAGCCCTCGAAGCGGTTCGCGCAGTTCGACGAGAAGGTTATCGCAAGGGATTTCGACATTGAGAACGAGCCTCAATCCGAAGATGAGCGCAGTGGGAGCGACGAGTCGGAGGATGAGTTGGCGGGGACGGAGCATTATGTTGCTGTCGG CAAGAGCAAACTCCGCGAGAAAGAAGGCATCAAGCTCGGCCCTGAATACCGCGGCGCGCGGGTGAGTCGAGCGGCGCTGGAACAGAGTAGTGATGAgtatgatgatgaagaggatgaagaggaagaagagttTGATGATCCCTCCATGGCCGACCTCGAGCGCGATCAGAACTTTGACGACGACTTCGAGATTGATAGCGACAATGCGCTTGGCGAAAGTGATGAGGAAAGATTCAGGGACTATGTCTTCCGTGCTAGCTCTAAGCCTAAGTTAGAGAAGGCGAAGGCGAATGGGAAGGTGAAAGAGGAGCTGAAGACCAAGGGGAGGATTTCCAAAAGGCCGACGGCTGCTGATTTCATGACTTCTtcgggtgaggaggatgaaggcgaggaagaagatgaggactctgag GAATACGACTCGGTGGCGGATGGAAACGAGATGTTTGACTTGGAGGCGGGAGAAGGGTCTGACGACTCAGAGGAGTATAgcgaagagggtgaggagggcaatgacgacgaggatgaagatgaggaggaggaggacgacgacgacgaccaagACGACTTCCGCAGGGCCCTCAAGAACGACAAAAAGTTCAACGAAGACCCCGACAGTTCCAAGCTTCGCGAAGCCCTCAAGGAAGACAAAAAGTCCATTGTCTCTGCCATGTCCCAGGCTGCCAAAGCAGACGCTGACAAGGGGATGGCCGTCCGCGTCCAGCGCCGCGCCTTTGActccatcctcaacctccgCATTCGCCTCCAAAAAGCTCTGGTTgcctccaacaccttcaaCGAGGTGGAAAACAACCAAGAAATCTCCAACAAGCCGTACCAAGCAGCCGAGGAGGCCGCTGTCAAGCTCTGGAATACAATCGATAGTGTCCGCACCAGCTTCCTGCCCGAACAGGCCCGTGCCAAGGTTGgcgagaagagaaagagggaTACCATCGATGTCGACACTTCCAGCCAAGAGATATGGGAGAATATGCTTGCCACCGAGGAAGTCGCCCTTGCTCACAGACGCAAGGTCCTAGAGAAGTGGTCCGAAAGAGTCAAGAAGAACACGACCACCGGCGCCGCAACCCGCAACCTCGTCAAGAACGAATCTCAAACTCTTCTTTCCGCCCTCGACAGTCAGCTTGTCTCCTCGGATCGTCTTGTCAAGCGCGCCCGTATCCCCCGCTCCTGCGCTCCTGCCCAAGCCGCCAAGAAGGTGGAAGAAGACGTCGAGATCTACGACGATGCCGACTTTTACCAATTGCTGCTCAAGGAGTTGGTTGACCAGCGCTCTGCGGACACTGGTGCTCCGGGAGAGTCGGTCACTACTGTGAGATGGGCTGCCTTGAAGGAGGCCAAGGTACGGAAGCAGGTGGATAGAAAAGCTAGCAAGGGGAGAAAGCTGCGGTATACAGTGCATGAGAAGCTCCAAAACTTCATGGCGCCCGAGGACAGGAGACAATGGGAAGAACATGCTATTGATCGGTTGTTTGGGGCACTGTTTGGGCAAAAGCTGGCactcaaggaggaggatgacaaggaagaagaggaggacgacgacgaggagatgggtggtgttagccttgaggaggcggggttGAAGTTGTTCAGGAGCTGA